Genomic DNA from Puntigrus tetrazona isolate hp1 chromosome 6, ASM1883169v1, whole genome shotgun sequence:
GTTGAAATCTTGTTCCTCTGTACTGTTGGCCCTTGTTCTGTTGGACTGTGAAGGTCCTGAGCTCGGGAGGTCCTCCAGGAGGCCTGAgccctgctgctgctgtttggaACTCCGGGCCTTTCGGTTAGTCAGCTGGCTGAGTCCTTGGCCACTATCTTTATTTAGCGGAAAGCTGGAGGAGGGTTGCATAGATCCAGAGCGGCCTGAACCAGATCTGGGCTTGCTGTCTGGCAGAACGCCGTTGCTGTTGGAACTGGAGTGCGGACCACCCTGCCGACCCCCAGCCCGGCCGCCACCGCTTGACCCGTACATTCCTCTTGTCGAGTTCTGGTTTGAGTCGGCAAAATCATTCAAGCTGCAACAgatcaaatgcattttgtaaagcatctttaaaaaaaaataaaatatttaaccaaGAATTACTGTTTCTTTATAAATTCAGGGCATGACAAAAAATGATCACTTCACTTACTTAGCATCACTTTGAATTCGTACAATTTCCCTGAGATCAAATGGTTTTCCAGTCTCCACGGGAGAGTTGGATTCCACAGACAGCCGTCGCTTAAAAGGCTCCCATATTCCCTGGGCCTCGAGATAGGCAGTAGCGATGACAAGCAGAAACATGGAGCTAGACAAAAATCATACTGTTAATCatcacagaaagaaagacatacTTTATTAATctcatacatttaaaacatagcAATATTATACACTAAAAGTAGTTAGAttacttatataaataaaatgtaaattatgcattttttatttttattttataacatttctttaaagGGGTAATGAACTTTTAGACACGCACAGATTGCAATTTTCTTGGCTGATTGcgatactgtttttttctctaagaactATAATTAACAGCATATACAAAGaactatgcaaaaaaaactatgctataaatatttacataataaaagaaaatcttaatCATTACAATTCCCCCAAGCTAGACCATATTACAGATGTTATCTCACTTAAACAACTCTCAAAATAAAGTAGTCTGGGACTGGAAAGAggtagaaatattaataaacttatAACGGTTTATAACTGGTCCTTTGTTCCTCTAACCTTATTGAAGTTGTCGTCTTTCACATCAAATTCTTACATTGATTAAATTAAGTTAGAATAAGTCAGtttatgacccctttaacaagactttttttagtttaggtttttttacagaaaactgTAAACTACAAAAAGTAATTTGGACAGTCAATTCTTAACAtcagtttcaaaaaacacatcattGTGTGCCATGTCAAAGGCATTTTAAGTTGTGTAATGTTTATAAGACAGGGTTTAGACTTTCTTAGCCATCAGATGTGTTCATAAATAAGAAATCAGACCTCATAATGAGGGAGACAATGATGTAGAGCTCAAGCTCCCAGTTGGGTCGGGGAAGGGTCTCAGCACACACTGCCAGCATGTGATATGGCAATGACGCATTCAGCACAAACGCAAACACTGAACCCCCCGCAGTCACCAACTTCAGCTCCCGGATCACTCTGGATGATGTGAAATCTGGTGTAAACCTGCATGaaaatgttgatttggtgctcaataattgctaataattaaagttgaaaacagcttaatattttttctaaataacagCACTTAGTGATACCTTCAATCAACTTGAGGTATTATCACTGAATTATAGTATAAATATTATCCAAATGGTGCATGATTGAACAttcataataatcaaaatattccaaataatcaattacatgttaaaatgtattcaaataaaaaaaactgtattaagaAATCGTACTATTGTTGgctttattaactttttattctttattaatttcaaattaatgcataacataattattaaaataataatagctattTCAAAGATTTGGCCAACAGAAATCAGAAAACCTCACAGTGCTTCACTGGTACTTTTAtgaaaagaggagaaaaaaaaaaatagtagccATGAAATCACTTACAGTATGACGAGGTCTTTTGAAGTGTTTGGTTTGAGTGCAAATTCTTCACAGTTGAGAACTTTGAAGCCATAACCCTCACAAGCATTGCCACTGATCTCCATAGATCGAATGTGTATTGGAAGAAGCCCTGTGTTCTCCAACCTGAAAGTCCTTCGAAGAGTGAAGTTTGGTTCCTTGgctttagcttaaaaaaaatgagtaagCATTTGTAGTAAGCAAACAGAAGGAACTGAATCTCAAActagtttaaaacaataaaagcatcttaaatttgatttctttttgaCACTTACCTTCTGAACAGTCTTTGAGAAATGCCTCGGTGAGCTTAAACCTCAGAGAGCTGCCGAGACCTGGGGTTTTACCAGCCAGTCTCAGACTCTCTGTGGTGCCTTGACCATGAACCATGATCAAGTCTACCACCGTCAAGTTGTTCCTGCACAAACATAACAAGGGTAAACGTGCAACAGTACCCTCACACCATTCTATTTTCAACGTTCATTTTGGCAAACGTATCTCACCTGACGACTAGCAGAGAAGAGACACTATGATTGGTGATGGGTCTAAACCTCACGTTGAAGGACTTTACCTCCCCAGGCATAAGAAGCACGTTGTATACATAGGGCCGACTTAAACCTTCAACGAATCCTGTGGAACTCTTCATGACTGAAGACTGACAGATATACAGAAATTATTAGCAGCGCAACCACTGTACggcaatttttaattttgttggaTATCACGAAAAGAAATTTTGGAAAGTAGAAGAACGAAGTTACATGGATTCGactaaacaacaaaatgtcACTACACTGTTACAAAACATGGTACCGTATTTTAAGTCCTTGCTACTCACGTGATTTTTATAAACCTGGAATTCTAGTGTATTCGTGTCAATGTTGATGTTAGACAACTTTCCTAAAGGAAACCTTTAAGAACAACAGCAAAAAGACATCAGATGAAATCGGTATTAGTGCTacacaataatgcaaaaaaacctGAGACTTTCTGTGATACACATtgttgtgtgaaaaaaaacaggattttcTCAAGATAGCTACATTTGTCTCAAATAAATTATCTagctatattttgtatttataataatcacaCTTGCTATTTCTCACAGACAATATAAATAGGTCTTCATACATGAAAACACATCACATCATTTACAGGGATCTATAACATCTAGAACATGTTTATTGCATAGGAAGTGTCTTACTTGTCAGCAAGTCTGCCTGTGAACACTGAGGGATTCGGGTAAAGCGCCACAGGAAGAACCTGAACGTAGACTGGGACGTCAGCCGAGTTTTCTAGAATAACTTCCTCTTCCTACAAAGATGCACGTTCAGGTCAATATATCTGACTTTAGACAAATGCtaaaatgtgttaaagtgaGCCTGTATACACTCACCGATGAGCTGTTGGTGTTTGTGAGAGGAAAATGAATCTGTTGTGATGAGTTGACCAGCAAGGGCCATGTGAGCTGCGCTAAGATCTTGGCCTGCACATTCTTCTGCAGATCTGTGTTCACTTCAAAGAAAgcttcaaccctaatcaaacaagAGAATCACATCAAAGACACAATACATTCACTGTATGGTAATCTAAAATAGCTTTAAAGCAAGATGTATTGGACTTACTCGAGGCCTGATTGCTCTTTGAGCTCTCGCCATCTTTTAAGGAGCCGCTGATGTAGATCTACATCAGCATCCCATATGTCCTCCTGCATAACTAAACCATGGGGCCTGGATTCAGCTGCAGGGAAGACGCGCACAAAAggagtatttaataaaaacacttgcatAAAAACCAAGCAAATTAAGAGAAAAAGACTTTGAGATACAGaaagcatacattttaatacaaacgGTAATCCCACATAACAGTGATCACCACACTGCAAGCTggcatcaaaataaatgtttgctatctggaaaaggaagaaaaaaaaacaaacaagttaaTAAATCgattgttttaaattttctaaattaattattttacattgtaatactGTTATAGCATCAAATAAACTAAGCAAACTGTGGGCAGATGCATTTAAGGGAGGGCAGATTTAGTATAGCATTATAGTGTTGTAATTGGGCCTGGCACCTTGGACTTTCGTCTGGGTTCCAACTCCACTTTGTTATTGCGAAGTCGCTTGAAGTAAAACCGGACGTCTTCTGTGAGAGAGCGAATTTGCTGAAGCCTTACTTTCTGTGAGAATGAACTCTGTATGCTGAATCCTTGGTGAACAATTTTTCCctacataaaaagaaagaaaaaaagttaaaaaaaaaaaaaaaaaaaaaaaaaaacctaaaacaaaaaaaaccctctaaaaTGGTCCTAAACCTAATGAATGGTCTGTTGtcgtttaaaaataacagtggTTTGCAAAACAGGTCATGTTAGCACATGGTACTGGACACAGGGAGTGGTGTTCAAACAGAGCCTGGGGGTAAAAGCAGGGATGAATCACACACGCTCACATTACATGTCTCTTCATCCCTTTGAAATCTCATCGAGCAGGTCATTTTCaatgattatttaataaaaataaatcaatcaagaaagagagagaaaagtaagTACTTTTGAAAAGGACAATGagaactaaaaaagaaaaaaagtaaataaaaagagagacTGATTTTAGCTGATTTTACTTACCGGGAATGAAGGAGGAAGAATGATTTGTTTAGGTGAACAGCTTAATGTTCCTACTGCTATGAGAGCCTTTACAGGGATGGTCAGAATctgaaaacagacagataaacagttaaaaatatgaGACTTTCATACTTGTGTAAATGGGTCTGTGTGACAACTGATTTAAAAACGAAAACAttgattattttacaaaaaaataaataaataaataaaaaaccatacacatttatccatttatcaATGGTGTTGTAGATTTCCAATATTCCAGGTTCACAGATTCCTCTTTTcgaccaccaccaccaccaccacaagAGGAAAAAGTGTTTTCTGGATGAAACACATACCTCATAGTCTGTTGTAATATGTACGGCTCCATCATAAATTCCCTCTAGAGCTTTTGCTACCAAGGTGACTTTAAATGCTGCATAGTAGCCTGAGGCTAAAATGACCTGCGAGGAAACAGACATGCAGTATGGAGTTATAAAAGCCTGTATGTTCTGTAGTTGCTTATCCTAAACAAATGCACATACAAACACCAGTGCAAGTTTATTGTTAAGTACACAAAAGACTAACTGGTCTGACTGAAACAATTCTATGTCAACTGGCCCACTCGGTTTACACTGCCTTACTATGGGTctttcaaaacttaaaaatgtctaaaataatgTCTTTGCTTGCAATTACCCAAAACCACAAATCTTGCAATACTTCTGCAATTTTACCACAAGTACAGACATACAAAGATTCCACCGGAAGTCCAATGACTGCCTGCagatattacattatatttcgTACAATTTAAGAGAGCCATGTATGGGGTCATGTTTTCAATCTATAAAATCTGCaacaattttacataaataaaggttataaaatgcaatgtgtagtatagatttgtttttggttttttttattatcattcttAGTTAATGCATAAAGACAAGTTAATCACTGTGTAATGCTGTCCAAATGGCCCTGATATGCTAGATGTTTAGGTAGTAAGGAATAAAGGTAAAGATGCTCTTACGGTTTTGTATTGGGCGGCTGTTGTGTTCTGCAGCTCTTGTGTTCTGCTCAGTGCCGTACTTCTGTTCCCTCTTTCTGTATTAAGCAACTCCATTGACAGACTGTCTCCTGTCACCAACCACGATTTTATCTCCAACTGTTAGGACAGAGAAGActctataaaatgtatataatctatataattCTCTTTCAATTGTTtatagaggggaaaaaaacaagctaaCGTCATTGTTCAGTAATGTTTCAAAAGCTTTAAcagaattgttattattttccaaatgacaaaatgtcacACTGTACTGAACATGATGACCTTGTACCTCAATTGGATTGCTGTTAACCACCACAAATACTAAACTGCTGGCATCTGTAGCACTAAGAACACCAAAGTCTAGGATGTGCTCTCGAAGACAGGGAGGAAGCACAACAGgctgttgagtaagaaagcaaAGTCATGGTcactaaattatacaaataagaAATTCGTAATTGGGTTACATTAGTGACACACGTCTCATGTAGGCTGATTCTAGCATACCTCTAAGAAGCCTGTGTAGGCTCTTACTGGCAGGTGGAATTTAGAGGCATTAGTGATGAGGAGAATGTTGCTGTCGATGTGGATGGAGGGCCGCACTGGTCGAAATAGAAGGGAGAAAATATAGCGGGACTCATGGGGTGGGATAAGAACTGGTGTGCTGAAATTACGCACCTGTTAAAAAGcgaacaatattttaattcaacagTATAAAGAGGTTTTCTGCTGACAGAAAAGTAATTACCCGCATCAAGAGGctagaaagaaaataaagaactGCTTACATTGAACATAGTCTTTGCTTCTTCTGGAAGTGACACGTTGTGGATGCGTATGGCAAAGTTGAAAGTATTGGTGAGGTAGATGGGCCTGTCCACTGGATCTACGGGACTGTCTCGTATGTGAAACAGAGTGGCTGTGTGGTCGAGGCCCAGATACCTGGAAACAGTgagcataaatgcattttgtgctGCTTACAAAACTGTATTTCGGTAACCTGGTGAAACTGGAAATCTTACCCTTCTAAAACCTCAGCTTGATAAGGGATTTCAAGTTTTGAGTAGCTTTTCTCTTTCGCCTTCACTGTTATTTTTCCAGAAAACTGGTCTGATCTTCTAGCTTTTGAAGCTGGaacatacaacaacaacaacaacatttctgtagttatatctgtaaataaacatttcattccATGTAAAACAATAACTACTGGtgtcttaaaataaatcaagaatcAAAGAGCTTTGACATCAAAGCAAGAATCGATTGCGTTGATGTCATCAGACCAAGTTATTACTAGGCCTACATTGAATATTGGCTTTGCACTAATCAACATGCACATGGTCATTACAAAAACTTTATGAACTTTTGACTTATTGATAAAAACCCGATTTACTAATTGTCAAATCACAACAGAGAGGTGTGTGATGGAATAATCTATATAAGAGTTCAAAGGTGACAGTACTTACCATCAAAACTAATACTTGCAACTTTGGTATATCGGCTCTCTCCAGCTTTTAGCGTAATTTGTTTGAACTCAACTGTGACCGCTTCATTTGACGGAGTTGGCCTAACACTC
This window encodes:
- the tmem131 gene encoding transmembrane protein 131 isoform X1, with product MASKDTTQSSPHPTRTKSSCVGLLRLLFIAFIHVAQANKQAFIQSDNILEVLHFGEGGLLQTESDIDLSSYRQKSASSQRGNSRPIRFEPPMLDFHEQPVGMPKMEKVYLHNPSSEEISLISISATTSHFHASFFQNRIIPPGGNTSFDVVFLARVVGNVENTLFINTSHHGVFTYQVFGVGIPNPYRLRPFVGARVPVNSSFSPLISIFNPHSEPLQVVEMYTSGGDLHLELPTGQQGGTKKLWEIAPFETKGVMRASFSSRDADNLTAFIRIKTNASNEDEFIILPVEVEVTTAPGIYSSTEMLDFGTLRSQDRPKQLNLHLLNSGSKDVSIMSVRPTPSNEAVTVEFKQITLKAGESRYTKVASISFDASKARRSDQFSGKITVKAKEKSYSKLEIPYQAEVLEGYLGLDHTATLFHIRDSPVDPVDRPIYLTNTFNFAIRIHNVSLPEEAKTMFNVRNFSTPVLIPPHESRYIFSLLFRPVRPSIHIDSNILLITNASKFHLPVRAYTGFLEPVVLPPCLREHILDFGVLSATDASSLVFVVVNSNPIELEIKSWLVTGDSLSMELLNTERGNRSTALSRTQELQNTTAAQYKTVILASGYYAAFKVTLVAKALEGIYDGAVHITTDYEILTIPVKALIAVGTLSCSPKQIILPPSFPGKIVHQGFSIQSSFSQKVRLQQIRSLTEDVRFYFKRLRNNKVELEPRRKSKIANIYFDASLQCGDHCYVGLPFVLKSESRPHGLVMQEDIWDADVDLHQRLLKRWRELKEQSGLEVEAFFEVNTDLQKNVQAKILAQLTWPLLVNSSQQIHFPLTNTNSSSEEEVILENSADVPVYVQVLPVALYPNPSVFTGRLADKFPLGKLSNINIDTNTLEFQVYKNHSSVMKSSTGFVEGLSRPYVYNVLLMPGEVKSFNVRFRPITNHSVSSLLVVRNNLTVVDLIMVHGQGTTESLRLAGKTPGLGSSLRFKLTEAFLKDCSEAKAKEPNFTLRRTFRLENTGLLPIHIRSMEISGNACEGYGFKVLNCEEFALKPNTSKDLVILFTPDFTSSRVIRELKLVTAGGSVFAFVLNASLPYHMLAVCAETLPRPNWELELYIIVSLIMSSMFLLVIATAYLEAQGIWEPFKRRLSVESNSPVETGKPFDLREIVRIQSDANLNDFADSNQNSTRGMYGSSGGGRAGGRQGGPHSSSNSNGVLPDSKPRSGSGRSGSMQPSSSFPLNKDSGQGLSQLTNRKARSSKQQQQGSGLLEDLPSSGPSQSNRTRANSTEEQDFNRLLAAMDKDLDRPESPAVNASSEHNSQQSSQNKVLESKGKVKNKTKALKKKEEKERKTKGKTQGEDLKEPLADNDDSSSTTTETSNPDVEANIKEEPVKVKGKSVSVDIGKEREEITPSPTKPKTKKQPSTKKENPVEKSSSLELPYVTPLEKQDKQRKTFTKTLANTGIHNVPKPRALSKISGKMSDDRPSPLGKFAVNGSMQELGHSSGSEGEKESPPPEWDVPLKTVNPADSLQQISMQTMHADSFLKGPSSVMSRTCSPPPTSPSLVPRGTYGSAPQTSSEANLKKAPGNKLTKSASLPGQNGNPTFAAVAAGYDKSPGGSGSASKADSLGKVTLSHMTSVESDGSDSSGLWSPIDTTSSPSFGPVNAFSAFGPNNPLNLSGVFRGMTVPKSSEPQQSWPDYTPVSPSIWENEPNNSWATSTGSPATPTTSILGSARSPWSFSRSIWSTGTDSTLHSFSPPTSSALPDLVSHTAPPTPAPNDIGRTYNPWSMGWSPSLNRWNSEPWPNSPDKNNGI
- the tmem131 gene encoding transmembrane protein 131 isoform X2; the protein is MASKDTTQSSPHPTRTKSSCVGLLRLLFIAFIHVAQANKQAFIQSDNILEVLHFGEGGLLQTESDIDLSSYRQKSASSQRGNSRPIRFEPPMLDFHEQPVGMPKMEKVYLHNPSSEEISLISISATTSHFHASFFQNRIIPPGGNTSFDVVFLARVVGNVENTLFINTSHHGVFTYQVFGVGIPNPYRLRPFVGARVPVNSSFSPLISIFNPHSEPLQVVEMYTSGGDLHLELPTGQQGGTKKLWEIAPFETKGVMRASFSSRDADNLTAFIRIKTNASNEDEFIILPVEVEVTTAPGIYSSTEMLDFGTLRSQDRPKQLNLHLLNSGSKDVSIMSVRPTPSNEAVTVEFKQITLKAGESRYTKVASISFDASKARRSDQFSGKITVKAKEKSYSKLEIPYQAEVLEGYLGLDHTATLFHIRDSPVDPVDRPIYLTNTFNFAIRIHNVSLPEEAKTMFNVRNFSTPVLIPPHESRYIFSLLFRPVRPSIHIDSNILLITNASKFHLPVRAYTGFLEPVVLPPCLREHILDFGVLSATDASSLVFVVVNSNPIELEIKSWLVTGDSLSMELLNTERGNRSTALSRTQELQNTTAAQYKTVILASGYYAAFKVTLVAKALEGIYDGAVHITTDYEILTIPVKALIAVGTLSCSPKQIILPPSFPGKIVHQGFSIQSSFSQKVRLQQIRSLTEDVRFYFKRLRNNKVELEPRRKSKIANIYFDASLQCGDHCYVGLPFVLKSESRPHGLVMQEDIWDADVDLHQRLLKRWRELKEQSGLEVEAFFEVNTDLQKNVQAKILAQLTWPLLVNSSQQIHFPLTNTNSSSEEEVILENSADVPVYVQVLPVALYPNPSVFTGRLADKFPLGKLSNINIDTNTLEFQVYKNHSSVMKSSTGFVEGLSRPYVYNVLLMPGEVKSFNVRFRPITNHSVSSLLVVRNNLTVVDLIMVHGQGTTESLRLAGKTPGLGSSLRFKLTEAFLKDCSEAKAKEPNFTLRRTFRLENTGLLPIHIRSMEISGNACEGYGFKVLNCEEFALKPNTSKDLVILFTPDFTSSRVIRELKLVTAGGSVFAFVLNASLPYHMLAVCAETLPRPNWELELYIIVSLIMSSMFLLVIATAYLEAQGIWEPFKRRLSVESNSPVETGKPFDLREIVRIQSDANLNDFADSNQNSTRGMYGSSGGGRAGGRQGGPHSSSNSNGVLPDSKPRSGSGRSGSMQPSSSFPLNKDSGQGLSQLTNRKARSSKQQQQGSGLLEDLPSSGPSQSNRTRANSTEEQDFNRLLAAMDKDLDRPESPAVNASSEHNSQQSSQNKVLESKGKVKNKTKALKKKEEKERKTKGKTQGEDLKEPLADNDDSSSTTTETSNPDVEANIKEEPVKVKGKSVSVDIGKEREEITPSPTKPKTKKQPSTKKENPVEKSSSLELPYVTPLEKQDKQRKTFTKTLANTGIHNVPKPRALSKISGKMSDDRPSPLGKFAVNGSMQELGHSSGSEGEKESPPPEWDVPLKTVNPDSLQQISMQTMHADSFLKGPSSVMSRTCSPPPTSPSLVPRGTYGSAPQTSSEANLKKAPGNKLTKSASLPGQNGNPTFAAVAAGYDKSPGGSGSASKADSLGKVTLSHMTSVESDGSDSSGLWSPIDTTSSPSFGPVNAFSAFGPNNPLNLSGVFRGMTVPKSSEPQQSWPDYTPVSPSIWENEPNNSWATSTGSPATPTTSILGSARSPWSFSRSIWSTGTDSTLHSFSPPTSSALPDLVSHTAPPTPAPNDIGRTYNPWSMGWSPSLNRWNSEPWPNSPDKNNGI